A portion of the Cryptomeria japonica chromosome 5, Sugi_1.0, whole genome shotgun sequence genome contains these proteins:
- the LOC131035225 gene encoding pentatricopeptide repeat-containing protein At4g02750, with product MQFLRKPISRNPVLRAVQQGIKLLEWHQNQKRNPSFLSSFMISVRTVSTGPVTALKQGPERKRKGIRLLRGNNGIYRNPKDLVSWNSKITQYAKSKRIEDAREVFDKMPERDVVSWTAMIAGYAQDGHLDDACQLFNEMPERDVVAWNAMVAGYAQNGRIEDARELFDDMPQRNVASWNAMVAGYVQNGRIEDARQLFDIMPERNVISWTVMVAGYVQERRMEDSQKLFDVMPARNAVSWTAMVNGYASDGRVEHARKLFDRMPRRDVVSWNAMIAAYAQKGDMEEAHRLFDKMPERNLVSWNSMISGYSHSGRLEDARQVFDRMPERNMVSWTSMIAGYAQDGNGEDALNVFNKMQHAGMKPDQMTFASVVNACACIAALQQGRQVHQYVIKIGFESDIYVGNTLITMYAKCGRLDDARHTFDKMHKQDAVSWNSMITGYAQHGHGKEAIRLFERMHQVGMKADHITFVSVLSACSHAGLVLEGYHYFDLMSRDFHITPRAEHYACMVDLLGRSGLLDKAKDLIDRMPIEPTAAVWGSLLSACRTHMNLELGKYAAEHLFELVPEMAAPYVLLANMYGVARRWEDVAKIRTLMKDRGVKKKPGISWIMTKNKVHIFVAEDRSHPQTEEIYVMLFALSRKMEEAGYVPVTNFVHHDMDEETKEQCLSYHSEKLAICFGLIATPVGTPIHVMKNLRVCGDCHSAIKFISKIVGRELIVRDANRFHHFNSGLCSCGDYW from the coding sequence ATGCAATTTCTTCGAAAGCCAATATCCCGAAATCCCGTTTTGCGAGCAGTCCAACAGGGCATTAAACTTTTAGAATGGCATCAGAATCAGAAGAGAAATCCTTCCTTCTTAAGCAGTTTTATGATCTCTGTGAGGACGGTGTCAACCGGTCCTGTAACTGCATTAAAGCAAGGGCCAGAAAGGAAGAGGAAAGGAATTCGTCTGTTAAGGGGAAACAATGGGATTTATAGGAACCCTAAAGACTTGGTTTCGTGGAACTCGAAGATTACGCAATATGCAAAAAGTAAGCGAATTGAGGATGCACGTgaagtgtttgataaaatgcccGAACGAGATGTAGTATCCTGGACTGCCATGATTGCAGGGTATGCTCAGGACGGTCATTTGGATGATGCATGCCAACTGTTTAACGAAATGCCCGAACGAGATGTGGTGGCTTGGAATGCGATGGTTGCGGGATATGCACAGAATGGGAGGATCGAGGATGCGCGCGAGTTGTTTGACGACATGCCTCAACGAAATGTGGCGTCCTGGAATGCAATGGTAGCTGGGTATGTGCAAAATGGGAGAATAGAGGATGCACGCCAACTGTTTGATATAATGCCTGAACGAAATGTGATATCGTGGACTGTGATGGTTGCAGGGTATGTGCAAGAAAGGAGAATGGAGGATTCTCAGAAGCTGTTTGATGTGATGCCAGCGAGGAATGCTGTGTCGTGGACTGCAATGGTTAATGGGTATGCCAGTGATGGAAGAGTAGAGCATGCGCGGAAGCTTTTTGACAGAATGCCAAGACGGGATGTGGTTTCCTGGAACGCAATGATTGCAGCGTATGCCCAAAAGGGTGATATGGAAGAAGCACATAGACTGTTTGATAAAATGCCTGAACGAAATTTGGTGTCGTGGAATTCGATGATTTCAGGGTACTCCCATAGTGGGAGGCTGGAGGATGCGCGGCAAGTATTTGATAGAATGCCAGAACGGAATATGGTGTCATGGActtcaatgattgcaggatatgcacaggATGGTAATGGAGAGGATGCCTTAAATGTTTTTAATAAAATGCAGCATGCTGGTATGAAGCCTGACCAGATGACATTTGCCAGTGTTGTCAATGCATGCGCTTGCATAGCAGCATTGCAGCAAGGTAGACAGGTGCACCAGTACGTTATCAAGATTGGATTTGAATCGGATATTTATGTTGGCAATACTCTTATTACCATGTATGCGAAATGTGGGAGGCTAGACGATGCTAGGCACACATTTGACAAAATGCACAAACAAGATGCTGTTTCATGGAATTCAATGATCACAGGTTATGCTCAACATGGTCATGGAAAGGAGGCAATACGCCTCTTTGAACGAATGCATCAAGTTGGCATGAAGGCCGATCACATAACCTTTGTCAGTGTTTTGTCTGCTTGTAGCCATGCTGGGTTGGTACTGGAAGGATATCACTACTTTGATTTAATGAGTAGAGATTTTCATATCACACCCAGGGCAGAACATTATGCTTGCATGGTGGATCTTCTTGGGCGCTCTGGGTTGCTGGATAAagcaaaggatttgattgatagaaTGCCGATAGAGCCCACTGCCGCGGTATGGGGATCTTTACTGAGTGCCTGTAGGACTCATATGAATTTGGAGTTGGGTAAATACGCAGCGGAGCATCTTTTTGAATTGGTACCGGAAATGGCTGCACCATATGTCCTATTGGCAAATATGTATGGTGTGGCTCGGAGATGGGAGGATGTTGCAAAAATCCGGACATTGATGAAAGACAGGGGAGTGAAAAAGAAGCCAGGCATTAGTTGGATCATGACCAAAAACAAGGTGCATATATTTGTGGCAGAAGACAGATCGCATCCTCAAACAGAGGAGATCTATGTAATGTTGTTTGCTCTCTCTAGAAAAATGGAAGAGGCGGGTTATGTACCAGTCACAAACTTTGTGCATCATGACATGGATGAGGAGACAAAAGAACAGTGTCTCTCTTACCATAGTGAGAAACTTGCTATCTGTTTTGGGCTTATTGCTACACCCGTAGGGACACCCATCCATGTTATGAAGAACCTTCGTGTTTGTGGGGATTGTCATTCTGCCATTAAGTTCATATCTAAGATTGTTGGTCGAGAACTTATTGTAAGGGATGCCAATCGGTTCCATCATTTTAACAGTGGGCTGTGCTCGTGTGGGGATTATTGGTAA